Within Motilibacter aurantiacus, the genomic segment ACCGGAAGCAGGTCGTGAAGCAGGCGGACCTGGTGCTCGCGCTCCACCGGCGCGGAGACGCCTTCACCGACGAGCAGAAGGCGCGCAACTTCGCCTACTACGAGGCGCTGACCGTCCGGGACTCCTCGCTGTCGGCGTGCACACAGGCGGTCATGGCCGCCGAGGTCGGCCATCTCGACCTCGCCTTCGCCTATACCGCCGAAGCCGCCTTCACCGATCTGCACGACCTGAAGTCGAACACCGGAGACGGCCTGCACATGGCCTCCCTGGCAGGGGTGTGGGTCGCGCTCGTCGACGGCTTCGGCGGGCTGCGGGACGAGGCGGCGACCCTGCGCTTCGCCCCCCGGCTCCCCCAGTGCCTCACCCGGCTCGCCTTCACCGTCCGGCACCGGGGCCACCGGGTCCGGGTCGAGACCGACGGCAGGAGCGCGACGTACTCGGTGGCGTCCGACGGCACGGAGACGACGGAGGAGCTCGAGGTCTTCCACCACGGCGAGCCGGTCACGCTCACCCCGGGCGAGCCGGTGTCGCTGCCCGTCCCGCAGGTGCAGGCCCCGCGGGCCCCGCAGCAGCCGCCCGGGCGCCGCCCGCTGCCGCGCCGCGTGCACGACGAGCCCCATGGCCGCCCGCCGGCACGGGCCGCCGAGCGTGGCGGCCGCAGCTGGGCGGCCCTGCACCCCGAGCTCGCGCCGAGGGAGGTCTAGCGCCCGGTTCACCCGTTCGGCGTCGCGGCTGCGGGGCGCGGGCATCCGATCCCCTGGGACGTGACCGCTCGACGCAGGACCTCCGGCCTCACGGCGGACGGCAGCCGGCGCGCGCCTCTGATGGCCGCCCTGGTCCCGGCCGTCCTCCTGCTCGGCCTGCCCGCCCCCGCGATGGCGGGCGAGGCGGTCGAGGCCCGCGACCAGCTCGCCGCCGCCGACGTGCTCCCGGTCGGCCTGGTCGGCGCGCTTCCCCCGGCCGACCTGGAGGCGCTCGCGGGCGCCCTTCCCGTGCAGGGCGAGCCCACCACCCGGCTGGCGGTCTCGACGATGACCGAGGACGGCCTGCAGGTCGACACCCTCGACGTCGCGGCCGCGGACGCGGGCGCGGCCGCCCAGGTGCTGGACGAGCAGCCCGCCGTCGTCGCCGCCTCGGTCGACCGGCGCGACGTCCGCCCGGCTGCGTTCCGGCAGGACACGTACCGCTGGCGCCAGTGGGCGCTCGACCGGCTCGAGGCCGAGCAGGCACGCGGGCTGCCGCACGGCACTCCTCCGATGGTCGCCGTGCTGGACACCGGAGTCGACGCGAGCCACCCCGACCTCGACGGCGTGCTCGTGCCCGGGACCGACGTGGTCTACGGCGGGGACGGGCGCACGGACACGAACGGCCACGGCACCCACGTCGCGGGGATCCTCGCCGCCGAGGTCGGCAACGGCACGGGCGTCGCGGGCCTGATCCCGGACGCGCAGGTCATGCCCGTGCGCGTCTTCGGCTACGACGGCGTCGCCTGGGGCTCCGACGTGGCCAAGGGCATCGTCTGGGCCGTCGACCACGGTGCGCGCGTGCTCAACCTCTCGCTGGGCGGCGCGACCTCGGACCCGGTGCAGGAGAGCGCGATCCGCTACGCCGAGGAGCAGGGCGCTGTCGTCGTGGCGGCGATGGGCAACGACGGCGCGACGACGAGCGCGGTGTCGTACCCGGCGGCGTACCCAACCGTCCTCGCGGTCGGCTCGACCGACTCCGCAGACGCGCGCACGGCGTCCTCCTCCACCGGGGCGCACATCGACGTGGCCGCGCCCGGGTCGGCGATCTACTCGACCTACCCGCGCCGGCGCTACACCTCGCTCAGCGGCACGTCCATGGCCGCGCCGTACGCCGCGGCCACGGCCGCCATGGTGCTCGGGGCCTGGCCGGAGCTCACGCCCGAGCAGGTCCGGGAACATCTGCAGGCCACCGCCGACGACATCGCGGCTCCGGGCCTCGACGACGCCACCGGGCACGGACTGGTGGACCCGGTCGCGGCCCTGACGAGCCAGCCCGCCTCGGTCACGAGCCCCCCGGCGGCCACCCTCGCGGCGGTGCGGGCGCCGGCCCCGGCGGCCGCGCTGCCGGCTCCGGTGCCCGTTCCCACCCCGGCCCCGGTGCTCGCGCCCGTCCCTGCCCCTGTCCCGGCTCCGGCGCCTGCCCCCGCTCCCGCGCTCCCGCCGCCGGCCCCGGCCGCGGCACCTCACCCGGCCCCTGTGCCCGTCCCGGTCCCCGCGGCGCTCCCGCTGCCCGCGGCCCCGGTCGTGCCCAAGGGGGTCGTGGTGGCCGCCGAGCTGGGCACCGGCGGCGCGCCCCTGCCGTTCGGAGCCTGGGTCAACGTCCGCGGCACGGCGAGCCAGCTGCTCAAGCCCGTGCAGGGCACCGTGCGCCTGGTCTCGGCCGGGCAGGTCCTCGCCACCGACACCCTGCACGAAGGACGGTTCAGCCTGCGGGCGCCGCTGCGGACGAGCAGCCCCTTGAGCGTGGAGGTGACGACGGTGGCCGGCGCCACCGGCAGCGCGGACCTCGGCGTCTGCACGGTCGTCCCGGTCGCCGAGTGGACGGCCCGCCGGAGCACGGGCAAGGCCAAAACCCGGACGAGGTTCCCCGCGTACGTGACCGGCGCGCCGGTCGGCACCCGGGTCCGGCTCGAGCAGCAGGTCGGCTCGGCCTGGGTGGAGCGCGCCGCCGCCCGGGTGGCGCGCGACGGCAGCGCGACGTTCGTGTGGGCGCCGCCGAAGGGCGTGTCGGTCCTGCGGGTCCGGGTGCCGAGCGTGGCCGGGCTGGGCGGCGCCGTCACCGGCGTTCGCCGGCACACCGCGCGCTGAAGCCGTCCGCCGGACGCGCCGTCGGGGCCGCCCACCAGCCCGGCCTCCCTCCCCCGTGATCGTGCACAGGTGGCGAGTTGTCCACAGCCTTCCGGCGACGGCCCGAACGGCAGGAGCTCAGCCGGGGAACCGCAGGGTGAACCAGGCGAACCGCCACCGCCACAGCCAGGCCGCGC encodes:
- a CDS encoding S8 family serine peptidase; the encoded protein is MTARRRTSGLTADGSRRAPLMAALVPAVLLLGLPAPAMAGEAVEARDQLAAADVLPVGLVGALPPADLEALAGALPVQGEPTTRLAVSTMTEDGLQVDTLDVAAADAGAAAQVLDEQPAVVAASVDRRDVRPAAFRQDTYRWRQWALDRLEAEQARGLPHGTPPMVAVLDTGVDASHPDLDGVLVPGTDVVYGGDGRTDTNGHGTHVAGILAAEVGNGTGVAGLIPDAQVMPVRVFGYDGVAWGSDVAKGIVWAVDHGARVLNLSLGGATSDPVQESAIRYAEEQGAVVVAAMGNDGATTSAVSYPAAYPTVLAVGSTDSADARTASSSTGAHIDVAAPGSAIYSTYPRRRYTSLSGTSMAAPYAAATAAMVLGAWPELTPEQVREHLQATADDIAAPGLDDATGHGLVDPVAALTSQPASVTSPPAATLAAVRAPAPAAALPAPVPVPTPAPVLAPVPAPVPAPAPAPAPALPPPAPAAAPHPAPVPVPVPAALPLPAAPVVPKGVVVAAELGTGGAPLPFGAWVNVRGTASQLLKPVQGTVRLVSAGQVLATDTLHEGRFSLRAPLRTSSPLSVEVTTVAGATGSADLGVCTVVPVAEWTARRSTGKAKTRTRFPAYVTGAPVGTRVRLEQQVGSAWVERAAARVARDGSATFVWAPPKGVSVLRVRVPSVAGLGGAVTGVRRHTAR